The following proteins are encoded in a genomic region of Nocardioides sp. cx-173:
- the ku gene encoding non-homologous end joining protein Ku translates to MRAIWKGAVSFGLVNVPVKLYSATESHDVSFRQVHAKDGGRIKYQRVCSIDGEEVAYADIAKGYETEDGEMVILSDDDLAELPLTSSREIAVEKFVPTEQIDPMMFEKSYYLEPEKSGAKPYALLRQALLDADRMAVVTVALRQRTSVAVLRVRDDVIVLQTMMWPDEIRTPDFNIDGGEVKANEVKMANMLVETLAGDFDPAEFEDDYAEAVEALVKAKIEGGEVKRTATSTKSSGEVVDLLAALQRSVDAAKTSRGEDAAPAKKSAPAKKAGDKKTNAKKTPAKKSAAKKSTTKKTAAKKTPAKKAS, encoded by the coding sequence ATGCGCGCGATCTGGAAGGGTGCGGTGTCCTTCGGACTGGTCAACGTGCCGGTCAAGCTCTACTCCGCCACCGAGTCGCATGACGTGTCGTTCCGTCAGGTCCACGCGAAGGACGGCGGGCGGATCAAGTACCAGCGGGTCTGCTCGATCGACGGCGAGGAGGTGGCGTACGCCGACATCGCCAAGGGCTACGAGACCGAGGACGGCGAGATGGTCATCCTCAGCGACGACGACCTCGCCGAGCTGCCACTGACCTCCTCGCGCGAGATCGCGGTCGAGAAGTTCGTCCCGACCGAGCAGATCGACCCGATGATGTTCGAGAAGTCCTACTACCTCGAGCCGGAGAAGTCCGGCGCCAAGCCCTACGCCCTGCTGCGCCAGGCGCTGCTCGACGCCGACCGGATGGCCGTGGTCACCGTCGCGCTGCGGCAGCGCACGTCGGTCGCCGTACTGCGGGTGCGCGACGACGTGATCGTGCTCCAGACGATGATGTGGCCCGACGAGATCCGGACGCCGGACTTCAACATCGACGGCGGCGAGGTCAAGGCCAACGAGGTGAAGATGGCCAACATGCTGGTCGAGACGCTGGCCGGCGACTTCGACCCGGCGGAGTTCGAGGACGACTACGCCGAGGCGGTCGAGGCGCTCGTGAAGGCCAAGATCGAGGGCGGCGAGGTGAAGCGGACCGCCACCTCGACCAAGTCCTCCGGCGAGGTCGTCGACCTCCTCGCGGCGCTCCAGCGCTCGGTCGACGCCGCCAAGACCTCCCGTGGCGAGGACGCCGCCCCCGCGAAGAAGTCCGCCCCCGCGAAGAAGGCCGGCGACAAGAAGACCAACGCCAAGAAGACCCCGGCCAAGAAGTCGGCCGCCAAGAAGAGCACCACGAAGAAGACCGCCGCCAAGAAGACCCCGGCCAAGAAGGCCAGCTGA
- a CDS encoding SDR family oxidoreductase codes for MTSVLVTGGGGFLGSSVVRGLGAAGHTVTSADLRLPATPAPGVQHVVMDVTDRAAVDAGIAAAAPEVVVHLASIVTPGKGSTRALEYAVDVDGSRHVIDACVAHGVRRLVVSSSGAAYGYHADNGAAHGGWLTEDDPVRGNEQFAYSHHKRLVEELLAAARAEHPELEQVVLRIGTILGASVDNQITALFERPRLLKIRGADSPFVFIWDTDVVAVIERAVTGEATGIFNVAGDGALTIDEIAALLGKPTLVVPEPVLRAALAVGSRLGLTPYGPEQTLFLQYRPVLDNSRLKERFGYRPTRTSREAFDEWRMRRGS; via the coding sequence ATGACGTCGGTCCTGGTCACCGGCGGCGGCGGATTCCTCGGCTCCTCGGTCGTGCGCGGCCTGGGCGCCGCGGGCCACACGGTCACGAGCGCCGACCTCCGGCTGCCGGCCACCCCGGCGCCAGGGGTGCAGCACGTCGTGATGGACGTGACCGACCGCGCCGCGGTCGACGCGGGCATCGCCGCGGCGGCCCCCGAGGTCGTGGTCCACCTGGCCTCGATCGTCACCCCGGGCAAGGGGTCCACCCGGGCACTGGAGTACGCCGTGGACGTCGACGGCTCGCGGCACGTGATCGACGCGTGCGTGGCCCACGGCGTGCGCCGGCTCGTGGTCTCCTCCAGCGGCGCCGCCTACGGCTACCACGCCGACAACGGCGCGGCCCACGGCGGCTGGCTCACCGAGGACGACCCGGTGCGCGGCAACGAGCAGTTCGCCTACAGCCACCACAAGCGGCTGGTCGAGGAGCTGCTGGCCGCCGCCCGGGCGGAGCACCCGGAGCTCGAGCAGGTCGTGCTCCGGATCGGGACGATCCTGGGCGCCTCGGTGGACAACCAGATCACCGCGCTCTTCGAGCGGCCGCGGCTGCTCAAGATCCGCGGCGCGGACTCCCCGTTCGTGTTCATCTGGGACACCGACGTGGTCGCGGTCATCGAGCGCGCCGTCACCGGTGAGGCGACCGGGATCTTCAACGTCGCCGGCGACGGGGCGCTCACCATCGACGAGATCGCCGCGCTGCTGGGCAAGCCGACGCTGGTCGTCCCCGAGCCCGTGCTGCGAGCCGCCCTCGCCGTGGGCAGCCGGCTGGGCCTCACGCCGTACGGACCGGAGCAGACGCTCTTCCTGCAGTACCGCCCGGTGCTCGACAACAGTCGGCTCAAGGAGCGGTTCGGGTACCGGCCGACGCGGACGAGTCGCGAGGCCTTCGATGAGTGGCGGATGCGTCGCGGGTCGTAA
- a CDS encoding acetyl-CoA carboxylase carboxyltransferase subunit alpha/beta, producing MSRRWGAQDLLDLVLDDGSFESWDSPIDISQQPEAYRRELAAAAERSGADEAVLTGRGLVRGRPVAVVANEFRFLGGSIGQATARRIASAVRRATAQGLPVLATTSSGGTRMQEGTPAFVQMVDISRALMAHRAAGLPYLVQLRHPTTGGVFASWGSLGHVTVAEPGALVGFLGPRVYEGLTGEPFPEGVQTAENLAAKGIIDAVVSPEELPALVDLALAVLVDPPGPATLPRREDRAAERRIPVWESITRTRAEDRAGVRDLLRHGANGTLRLRGTDEGEFDDTVFLALTRIDGQPCVLVGQDRTRQTPEQAMGPGALREARRAMSLAEELRLPLVTIIDTPGAELSQRAEEGAIAGEIARCIGTLATMTVPTLSVLLGQGCGGGALALLPADTVIAAEHAWLSPLPPEGASVIVHGDPHHADEMAQAQRVGAAELLADGTVQRVVPEHDGEPAQDLAIAVAAEIGAQLRRMTAPPDDHPAR from the coding sequence GTGAGCCGCCGCTGGGGGGCCCAGGACCTGCTCGACCTGGTCCTCGACGACGGCTCGTTCGAGTCCTGGGACAGCCCGATCGACATCTCGCAGCAGCCTGAGGCCTACCGCCGCGAGCTCGCGGCGGCGGCGGAGAGGTCCGGTGCCGACGAGGCGGTCCTCACCGGCCGGGGACTGGTCCGCGGACGGCCGGTGGCCGTGGTCGCCAACGAGTTCCGGTTCCTCGGCGGATCCATCGGGCAGGCCACCGCCCGCCGGATCGCGTCCGCCGTACGACGAGCGACCGCGCAGGGTCTCCCGGTGCTGGCCACGACCAGCTCCGGCGGCACCCGCATGCAGGAAGGGACGCCCGCCTTCGTGCAGATGGTCGACATCTCGCGCGCGCTGATGGCGCACCGCGCTGCGGGGCTGCCGTACCTGGTGCAGCTGCGGCACCCCACCACCGGCGGGGTCTTCGCGTCGTGGGGCTCCCTGGGACACGTGACCGTCGCGGAGCCGGGCGCGCTGGTGGGCTTCCTCGGCCCGCGCGTCTATGAGGGGCTCACCGGCGAGCCGTTCCCCGAGGGGGTGCAGACCGCGGAGAACCTCGCCGCCAAGGGCATCATCGACGCCGTCGTGTCCCCCGAGGAGCTGCCCGCACTGGTCGACCTTGCCCTCGCCGTCCTGGTCGACCCGCCCGGACCGGCCACGCTGCCGCGGCGCGAGGACCGGGCAGCCGAGCGCCGCATCCCCGTCTGGGAGTCGATCACCCGCACGCGCGCCGAGGACCGCGCCGGCGTACGCGACCTGCTGCGCCACGGCGCGAACGGGACGCTGCGGCTGCGCGGCACCGACGAGGGGGAGTTCGACGACACGGTCTTCCTCGCGCTGACCCGCATCGACGGCCAGCCCTGCGTCCTGGTCGGCCAGGACCGCACCCGCCAGACTCCCGAGCAGGCGATGGGACCTGGCGCCCTGCGCGAGGCGCGACGCGCGATGAGCCTGGCCGAGGAGCTGCGGCTGCCGCTCGTGACGATCATCGACACCCCCGGGGCGGAGCTGTCGCAGCGAGCCGAGGAGGGCGCCATCGCCGGCGAGATCGCCCGCTGCATCGGCACCCTCGCGACGATGACCGTGCCGACCCTCTCGGTCCTGCTCGGCCAGGGCTGCGGCGGCGGCGCGCTCGCGCTGCTCCCCGCCGACACCGTCATCGCCGCCGAGCACGCCTGGCTCTCCCCGCTCCCGCCCGAGGGCGCCAGCGTGATCGTGCACGGCGACCCCCACCACGCCGACGAGATGGCGCAGGCGCAGCGGGTGGGCGCCGCGGAGCTGCTGGCCGACGGCACGGTCCAACGGGTCGTCCCCGAGCACGATGGCGAGCCTGCCCAGGACCTCGCCATCGCCGTCGCCGCCGAGATCGGCGCCCAGCTCCGCCGCATGACCGCCCCACCAGACGATCACCCCGCCCGCTGA